In Leptodactylus fuscus isolate aLepFus1 chromosome 9, aLepFus1.hap2, whole genome shotgun sequence, the genomic window TGACTATTGCCAGTTTCAAATATGGCCGATACGATAAATAAGAAAACATACCCGCATTTTTAAACCAGCGATTCTGCGCATGCGTACCAAGTAACTTGCGCATGCGTATATCTAAGGACACTTATGTCAAAACCTCCATATCAATCCCCATCTCAAGGAATAATATGCGCATGCGTGTTGGATAACCTGCGCACGCGTGTGTATGTCAAGGTCCGAATCGCTGTAATATGGATATTATCCCTATTGTAACCAAATCCACACAACGATACATCATAGATACAAAACAAGGAACTATGCACTTAAAAAAGCTCCCCAAAGATTGATTCTATTCACCACAATAAGTAATCTCCATCCACAACCGTCACGAAAGATATCCACAACTGTCTAACGGTAAGTATGCAGACATATCATTCTATGTGCATATAAATGAAAGAATGTCCTCAGAACTGTAATATATACATGAACCTTGTAAACCGAAAATGACATGTTTATCTACCAATTCTCAATAAATATTGATTTCATGATAAGATTTTGCAATATAGTTTTCAAAGAATTGCCTGCATGGAAATAATAAATCAATATATATAAGCCAAATCATTACGGCGATTGAGACCCCGGGGAAAACGTACATCTAGCTTTAAAATCCAATGAGCCTCCCTGATTTTGATTTTACGACCCCAATCCCCCCCTCTTATGGGTTTATCCACCTTCTCAATAACCTTGAAGCAAAAGGAGGATAAATCCCCCTCATGCTTCTCAAGAAAATGTCTCGAAACACCTGTACTTTTTTGGGAGTTGGGGTTACGGATGCTCTGTAAATGTTCCGAGATCCTTACCTTGGTTGCTCTAGAAGTGCAACCAACGTAGTCGATCCTGCACATGTTACAAGATATCATATAAACTACTCCAACCGTTGAACAGTTGGAAAAGCCTCTGATGTTATATTTCTGGGTTTGTGTAGAATTATTGAATGTAGAACTTTTTTGAGCAAATCTACACACCTGACACCTGCACACTTGAAAAATCCTGTTATTTGTAACCAAGTATTAGATTGATGGACTGGTTCTTCCAAATACATACTTGGGGATAAAAAATTACCCAATGACTGTCCCCGTTTGGCCACAAAGTTACAACCTTCAGAAATGATATTATGTAAGACTTCATCTTGACTGAGAATGGAAAGATTTTTGCGCATAATATTTACAATGGTCTTATATTGACTACTATATTTAGTTGTAAAATAAATACTAGAATTTGAAGTTTTTTGTACTCTATCTGAATAAAGCAAACTTTTTCTGTCTTTTTTCTAAACTAAATTCCTTCCTCTACTAACCATCCAATGTGGATATCCCCATTGTTTCAGCCTAGAGGAGATATCATCCGCTTGTTTCTCATAGGTGTCGTTACTAGTACAAGCACGCTTGATTCTTGTAAACTCCCCCAAAGGTAAAGATTTAGCTATATGTTTGGGGTGAGAACTGCTCGCATGGAGTAAAAGGTTTCCCGACATTTCCTTACGATATGCACACGTTGTTACAGTGCCATCTATTTCATTCCCTGTAAGGGTAATGTCGAGGAAATTGATGCTCCGTTTCTCAATCTGGTATGAAAACTTCAAATTGTATGGATTGATGTTGATATACTGCACAAATCTATGTATGTCGTCCTCAGACCCAGACCAAACGATGAGGGTGTCGTCAATAAAACGACCATACCATTCAAGGCTTTTTTTAAAAGGGTTATTGTCGCAAAAGATATACTGTTCCTCCCACCACGCAACAACGATATTGGCTAAGGACGGCGAGAATTTGGCACCCATGGGTGCACCACAGGTTTGTAGGTAAAATTGTTTTTTGAACAAAAAATAATTATGATTCAATAAATATTCAATTACCATGATGACGAATTCACATTGATTAGGCAATAAATCCGAATATTTAGAGAGGAAGTCAACAACAGCTTTCACCGTTATGTCATGCGGTATTGACGAATACAACGACACAATGTCACAAGAGACCCAGGTGTGCCCCCTCCTCCACTTAAACTTGTCAAAGATTTTAAGTACCTCCTTGGTATCCTTGAGATACCCGGGATTCCTGACAACCAGAGGTTGAAGAATTTGGTCGACTCACTGGCATATCTTCTCGTTAAGAGAGAGTCTCGTTAAAGTTTTATTTAAAAGACCtcggagtggagctggattttctTCACGGACTTCCTGTAATgtgatatgtgggtataaactgcttttTGGGCACAGCTATAAAGGTTTTTGAATGTCATACCACTTTTGAAGAGCCattgaattgccagtaaagttgATTCCACAGAAATGCGACCCCactttgaaaactacacccctcatgggatttatcaagtggggtAGCAACAATTTTTAACCATTGAGCATTGCATTAacttaatttccagaaatgaatacgcagctgataatgaaaagtgaaaattgcaatttttccagagatatgcCACTTCGGTACACAATATGTTGTGCTCAATTTGtgtcagcagagaaacacactccaacaacagcttttggagcatttgtctctgaaatgatgtattcctagaaaaattgtaattttcatctttcaccatcagctgcatATTCATTTCTGTAAATTAAATTACAGCAACACTTGGGCCCAAATACCAGTTTATACCCAGATATGAcattgggtacacagcagggtgcagatgtgaaggagcgctatatgaattttggagtacagatttagatgTTTTAGATGGATgctatgtcatgtttgcagagcctctaagttGTCAGAAAAGTGGAATACCTTAAAGAGTGACCCCAttgtgaaaactgcacccctcaaagaattaatCAAGGGGCGTAGTGAGTATTATTATCCCAGATGTGAATACACAAaggatggtgaagagtgaatatgtaagcaGTGCATAGTGAATtgtaaacaccaaattccctcctATTTCCCCAGTAGTTCCTATGATAGGGGAGTCGatatgggggtcacttctggtgtctggtTTTCCTTGTAAGCTCTAGACCTGGGCACAGtttatacatttccttcctgctgcagcaagtaattttttaatgatttgttttgtttttaaggtttttgtcttcacattgtacaagctatatttttttttaaattttttgttgatgtagccatatgagggctgttttttttttttgttttttttttcaagatgagatgcattttgttatgacaacatttttgggtgcctataacttaatgaatacattttatcaacttttttttagtggattacaaaaaaaatatcaattctggcatggcatttaccgtatttttcggactataagacgcacttttttttccccaaatttggggggaaaagaagggtgcgtcttataggccgaatgtggcgcctggcacccgctgtaatagagaggcggaagccggcaagtgatagacgccattacaggtgccggggcctgcgacatcgctgcgctcctctgccctgaatgaagccagcagcagctcctccgtccccccgccgctggcttcatgcagggcagggcagcgatgtctcaggccccggcgtctatccctccccggcatccgcctctctagtacagcggatgccgggtctgcagtctgtatcagcggcctcttctcccccggggccggtccccaccggccccgtacctgtagagttgcaggccggctcctgcgcggcggtatcgcaggagccgacctgttcgggtgacagccgggagcctaatgaggctcccaggcctgtcactgctgtattagtattgcggctggtctctatgaccagccgtaatactaatacacagaatgtcccatagacggcaatacagttgtattgccgtctatgggacttgcaatcaagtgaccgcaggttcaagccccggggggggggggaataaaatagtttaaaaataaaataaaataaaaatatgaaataaataaaagttataaatcacctcctgtccctagaatatatatataaaagtagaaaatcatatataataaaccaccaggttttttttttcaataaaaggtgatctaagcaatagatattccccaaaatggtataactaaaaagtacttctggacccgcaaaaaaaaacactctatgcgtcctcgtacagctgcagggtcacctgtcaatgtggccttgcagctgttgcaaaactacaactcccatatattaaatattttaccagtttttgcttcaaaattttttttccctattttcctcctctaaaacctgggtgcgtcttatagtccagtgcgtcttatagtccgaaaaatacggtatctttaAAAAATTTTGCCATACATAGgtaacatattacctttatttttcaattcagtatgattacagcgatacctcatttgtattgttttttttatgactTTACTAATTTTACAGAACAAAAACCGATTTGgggaaaaatctattattttttaatcgacatcttctgagagacgtaacatttttattattcgGTTTACAGAGTTGGCTGagggcttttttttgtttgtttttgcgggacaacctgtgctttttattgataCTGTTTTGGGTTACATATgcctttttgataactttttatagcatatattGTAAggtgaaatggcaaaaaaatcattacttccggtgtTTTGTTCCCCCATCATCTTATATGGCTGACTTCCTCAGTTATCGGCGGGATCAACAAGGTACTTGGGGGTCCTAACAGCCTGGGGTCATGTCATGTTTGACTGCGGCATCTAGCTCCGGCCACGGGTGTTACGCGCGGGTGTCAGCTTTTGCTTTCAACTGACACCCGCTCTTGATGTCACCAGCTCAAAATAAGAATGTCATTTTGCCATAAGGCACTTATTCCCATGATGTACCGGTACGTAATTttgcattaaggggttaaaataaaaggTGTTTAATAAATGGAGAGATAATACTTAGCTATGGTTGTGCAATAAAATACATCCAATTCACTTGATGGCCTATAGAGGGGGTTGGACACCTGGTCCCAGATGAAGTGGACTAGCACAATTaaccatagagttctatagggggggggggggggagtttcctTGGATGTATATTGTCTGGTTATCTGGTTATAGCATGAGCATTTATGGGAGAACAAGAAATTAAAGGAATGTTTAGTAACTGATCAGTTTCAGAAATTATCCATAGATAGACTGATCATTACTGATCAGTCTATCTATGGATAATTTCTGAAACCGACGCACTCACCCATATCACATTAATAAGACTGTCAGAGTTTATCTTTGGAATGAAGTACTCCTCAGAAATAAGATGAGTATTTTTACtcttctagaaaaaaaatgtagtgcAACCTCTGggttagagaaaacctttaaaactcagcaaaaatttatttatatttccAATGTTTAactttgtctacaaatttaaatatggttatgttcatgggaaaaccctgtTAGCctaaagggttggttcacatctttgtttggtagcccgttcggggagtccgcatggggacgcatttgcaagcgccgtgcagtaaaagcatacggaccccattataatttttattattatttatttatatagcaccattaattccatggtgctttacgtttggggtccgtatgcttactgccagatctccgcagggaacatgcggacaggaaagtagtttacaatctactttcctgtcagcatgatttgtgcggacagcgcgcagcaagcacacagaccccattatagtctatggtgtccatgtgcttttactgcatagcgATTGCAAAATGTGTTTGctagtccgttcggggagtccccatgcagatgccccaaacggactaccaaacacagatatgaaccaacccttaggccccacaattgtggaaacgcagtgattttgctttattttcttaagccaaaaccaagaattgctacaaaaggaatgggaaagtaCTTATACTTATACGTACTTCTGCTCACTTcagtcctggctttagctcataaAAATGGagtaaaatctacaataaaaaagctGGATTTCTGCAGCCTAAATGAGAATCTTTTATCACGCCACCATCTCCAattctttacatccttcaataggtgctgctctaCGAATTCCAATGCAGctaggatttttttctctagcaacCACTATTCCAATGTAAGTTGTGCTATTTGTTTCAGCAGTATTGACTGTATTCCCATATGCTAAATAGGTTCTATAATGGATTGAAGCAGACAGACAGGGACTGCCCATCTGGCATTAATTagaaaatccagccaaggacaacatctgcaaagagtttgtatgttctccctgtgtttgcgtgggacATAGGGACAGTGATGACTATatctctgtaaagtgctgcagaatatgatggcactttATATTAGGTGCAGAAGAAAATACCAATGCAACACCTTTCTaaggaattttaaaaaaatttggtgTTTCCCATATATGTGTAACTaactggtacctgcgacttcgtctgcggtgattgtagaagtgtgcaAATAGAGTTGCGGTTGAaattttagtagtgtgtaaaaggtatgggatatgaatgttGGGTAATTGAGAGAATACGTTAGGCTTTTTTGTTTAACATGGTTTTTATTTGAGTTGCTATACGTTGTTTTCCAAAAGTGTACATAGAGGGTTTGGGACTGAGGTCTTTCAAGTTAATACACTtcggtaatgtgtgtgtttcacagtattttatttttattttaatggtaaTGAGTTTTATAGGCTGAATCCAGCAACTTGCAAAACAATACGCTTGTACAAAAgaatgcaatgcattgtaatccTAATGTATTGCATAAtagtgccagtgctattgcaggctacgtcgcatagcctgcagcagcctggacacagtCAGCTGAGTGGGAGAGGGCCTATGCGCAGCGAGGCAGAGGGCCTACGCGCAGCGAGGCAGAGGGCCTACGCGCAGCGAGGCAGAGGGCCTACGCGCAGCGAGGCAGAGGGCCTAcgcgcagcgagggacagaccggagccgcgggacaggtaagagaatGCCGCAGAATAGATAATGTGGGCACGAACTggagacatgacgggggtagcgcagtgtatgcaCGATTGTGGAAGGGAAGGGTTTGTTTTTAGTACAAGGGGGTATGCCAGCAGGGAGCAGAGGCTGTGTAAGTGAAGTGAccgttggtatgcaaataagcGGCTATGGCGGGCGGTTGGCATACGAACATCAGCGGCATGGGCCGTAGCAAGGgggggtgaagtgaggtgcaagtgaGTGGAAGGATAGGGCATtgagggagaggggtaaggtTATTATGGAGCGTCAGGTGTTGGTACAGCGGAGTAGAGAGGGCAGAGGTCCTGGCAGTGGAAGAAtggtacgtgaacttaccagtgtcggtcTGGTGGATGGAtcctgcagaggaaacagcaggaaGGTGATAGTGGCGTCGGGTACTGTAGCGGTCTGGAGCCAGTCTTTcgggtgctgcggcctaaggtggagtggcaaaatggtggtgtgctggtaacacgttgtttatgtgtgcaaagtgcgcatgctcctgtcaaGATAATgtagtagtgtggtgggcggtgccgcggatcctcCTGGCGGTGGAGGTCAGCAAAGATGGCTGAtccggagagtgacagaggtaggctcctgcagtatggtgaaggtgagggtgaaagtgggaaagtataggTGAATGTgggtgtgtggggttaggggctagactgtagagcaggggtctcaaactcgcggccccccgaacaattttgtgcggcccgcacaagcctagggacgccggatccaagttgaatccggacgtttcaccatttcgcccacaggcagttttatatactgccggaaagctgacagtgcgctgagttcagcacactgtcggctttcccgatgtgggcccagtgtgaagagcttacggtccggtaccgtagctcttctatggtcagaagagcgtctctgacactcagtcagagacgtccttcttcacagcacagccaatcgcgctgtgctgtgagagccgggaggaacgccccttccctccttgataatgctcgtctatggacgagtactgcgagcagagggagggggcgttcctcccggctctcacagcacagcgcgattggctgtgctgtgaagaaggacgtctctgactgagcgtCAGAGACGcttttctgaccatagaagagctacggtaccggaccgtaagctcttcacactgggcccacatcgggaaagccgacagtgtgctgaactcagcgcactgtcagctttccggcagtatatagaactgcctgtgggcaaaatggtggaaggtcctctttaaacattgaggtggaatgaaggggctcatgacactgggggcagacaaagggaggggggagaacggcatgacactggggcagaaatggagggacatgaatctgggggcagagatggggggacatgaatctgggggcagagatggggggacatgaatctgagggcagagatggggggacatgaatcttggggcagatgaagggtgtatatgtaactgggggaaagatggaggggggacatatagtttacgggtgactgtaggaggattatacagtgtgggggcacatgaaaaatgaatgggcggagtcaacataaaagtgggtggagctaaatttgccgcggtgcggcccgccgactggctgggatcttgctctgcggcccacatgctgagttgagtttgagacccctgctgtagagggtaatgtgaagtttaggggcttgctatggtccaaagtgtgtgagattgcagagatggtgatgtcagtttgttttttgcGGGGGTCGTGTGGAAAATGTATGTGGGTTATTGtattgaaaagtagcctattgcgcaatcgggtgtattaactatgtttgtggaaaatttgagccaaatcggtggagtgagttttgtgtgattgaccgccaaacatccgaacatccaaacccacaaacatttcacatttataatattaataggattgaagcagaaagtctgcagtagaAAACGCCAGAAGACAACAACAGAGCCGATCAAATGCTTATCAAAACGCCACCAGGGAAAAgtgaggttttttgtttgtttgttttttttacctcctGCAGCctgattaaaattttttttttttttacctggataACCCATAGCAGTaagtactattaaaaaaaaaaaaaaaaaaaataaaaaataaaaaagaaacactGAAATAGAAAGATCTTTTATTTAGCTAATAAGAACAATTTGGCTACAGTTTATGATTTGAAAGAGTTTCTCGCTAACAGCAATTCACCTCTCCCAGCCCTTTCCACCAGGTTGTTGTGGTACCATAAGACCCACAAGTCCAGCCGCCTCTTCAACAGAACGTTCTCCTTTGCCATGATATTCTGCGTGAAAGATAACATGGTTCCTCACGCTTTGCAGAAGACATAAATATGTAGATGCTTGGAAATGTAGCTCTTGGTGGGCTAAGCACAGCTTTTCACTGGTTACCTGCGAAGGCATATTACAATATTTAAATAACAAAATTCAAATGTGCAAAACTTACACCATACTTCAATCCTATGCATATAATCCTATATCTCTCTCTCATGTGAGAAACAGGGCTAAGAAGTTGGCGTTAAGACCAATTTTGGCTAAAGTTGGAAAAGGTTACtaactctggcttcaaaataaaaataactaTTTTTAACACTTTTATACGGTTACCTTTGTATAATCAATTAGATGTGACAACCAGTCTACTGCCCTGAATATAGCCAtggtatattcatatatatatatatatatatatatatatatatgaaacgcAACTATTCAATAGTACTATTTCTCTTGTTCTGTTTGCCGGTtgcaattctcagtatctgctcttgtTTCTTTCATACGAACACTTTAATAGGATTTCAATCACTGCCTTTTTAATGAATTATAGGTGTTTACTGCTTCTAGATGACTGAGGCTGTCAGTCTTTTGTGAAAGAGTCGGAGGAGGTTCAGGAGTTGGTGGTATGTGACAAAATGGAGGCATCAGAAGTTAGACTTACCAGTTGAACAAGCTCTACTAAGCAGGGCCAGATTGTGCAACAAAAGCAGATTCAGTTACCTTTTAGCTTAGCTGCAGAGAACAGACTATCAAGGCCATAAAACCAGATCACTAAGGTTCCgtttccacggagtaacgcgccgct contains:
- the FMC1 gene encoding protein FMC1 homolog — translated: MTSLGKPLHTFRRILQELRLNCGADRYRKTMVCKYVREQFRKNQVTSEKLCLAHQELHFQASTYLCLLQSVRNHVIFHAEYHGKGERSVEEAAGLVGLMVPQQPGGKGWER